From a single Accipiter gentilis chromosome 10, bAccGen1.1, whole genome shotgun sequence genomic region:
- the AP3B2 gene encoding AP-3 complex subunit beta-2 isoform X3, with protein sequence MAASPAYGEEKGGSSSLGEPEYGHDPASGGIFSSDYKRHDDLKEMLDSNKDSLKLEAMKRIVAMIARGKNASDLFPAVVKNVACKNIEVKKLVYVYLVRYAEEQQDLALLSISTFQRGLKDPNQLIRASALRVLSSIRVPIIVPIMMLAIKEAASDMSPYVRKTAAHAIPKLYSLDSDQKDQLIEVIEKLLADKTTLVAGSVVMAFEEVCPERIDLIHKNYRKLCNLLIDVEEWGQVVIINMLTRYARTQFLSPNQNQESLLEESAEKAFYGSEEEDAKDAKAEVASLAKRKPYVMDPDHRLLLRNTKPLLQSRNAAVVMAVAQLYFHLAPKAEVGVIAKALVRLLRSHSEVQYVVLQNVATMSIKRRGMFEPYLKSFYIRSTDPTQIKILKLEVLTNLANETNISTILREFQTYIRSMDKDFVAATIQAIGRCATNIGKVRDTCLNGLVQLLSNRDELVVAESVVVIKKLLQMQPAQHSEIIKHMAKLTDNIQVPMARASILWLIGEYCEHVPKIAPDVLRKMAKSFTNEEDIVKLQVINLAAKLYLTNSKQSKLLTQYVLNLAKYDQNYDIRDRARFIRQLIVPTEKSGALNKYAKKLFLAQKPAPILESSFKDRDHFQLGSLSHLLNAKAVGYQELPDWPDEAPDPSVRNVEVPEWTKCTSREKRKEKVEKPFYSDSEGESGPTESADSEPESVSEESGSSSSSGSSSSSSEEEEEEEEEGSGEQSEDKEEEGEKRSKKEKEGSRKAAAGSVGSPSEEEEEEGAKKAKKKKAPQGRKGHAETSSEEASGSESSSSGSDSGSEVEAKRRKAPPSSSSRAGPKEISLLDLDDFTPPPPQPVPSSSIVSTSLVTDLEGLTLTDTSLAPALLSPAFGTVRTYELLHRMAGEGLSVEYCFSRRPFPGDPHMVAVQIQISNNTDAEVKSLRVSEPKPLSGMRIQEFPEIERLAPGDTASVVMGIDFCDSTQAANFQLCTHTRHFYVSIQPPVGELMAPVFMSENEFKKEQGKLTGMSEITEKLTLSEKCRSDHTIVQQVTSAANVGRVPCGADNEYRFAAKTVTSGSLVLITLERREGTMAQLTVNSEKMVIGTMLVKDIIQALAQ encoded by the exons ATGGCGGCCAGCCCGGCCTACGGGGAGGAAAAGGGGGGCTCCTCCAGCCTGGGAGAGCCCGAATACGGCCACGACCCCGCCAGCGGTGGCATCTTCTCCTCCGACTACAAGAG GCACGATGACCTCAAGGAGATGCTTGATAGCAACAAGGATTCGCTGAAGCTGGAGGCCatgaagaggatcgttgcg ATGATCGCCCGGGGTAAAAACGCCTCTGACCTCTTCCCAGCCGTGGTGAAAAATGTCGCCTGCAAGAACATCGAG GTGAAGAAGCTGGTATATGTCTACTTGGTGCGCTAcgcagaggagcagcaggatctggccctgctcTCCATTTCCACCTTCCAGCGAGGACTCAAG GATCCCAACCAGCTGATCCGTGCCAGTGCCCTGCGAGTCCTCTCCAGCATCCGTGTGCCCATCATCGTGCCCATCATGATGTTGGCCATCAAGGAGGCCGCCTCAGACATGTCTCCATACGTGCGCAAGACAGCTGCCCATGCCATTCCCAAGCTGTACAG CCTCGACTCAGACCAGAAGGACCAGCTCATCGAAGTGATTGAGAAGCTGCTGGCGGACAAGACCACG CTGGTGGCTGGCAGCGTGGTGATGGCATTCGAGGAGGTCTGTCCAGAGCGCATCGACCTCATCCACAAGAACTACCGCAAGCTCTGCAACCTGCTCATCGACGTGGAGGAGTGGGGGCAGGTGGTCATCATCAACATGCTGACCCGCTATGCGCGCACCCAGTTCCTCAGCCCCAACCAGAAT CAGGAGTCCTTGCTGGAGGAAAGCGCCGAGAAGGCCTTCTACGGCTCCGAGGAGGAGGATGCCAAGGATGCCAAGGCAGAGGTGGCCTCGTTGGCCAAGCGCAAACCCTACGTCATGGACCCCGACCACCGCCTGCTCCTGCGCAACACCAAGCCCCTGCTGCAGAGCCGCAATGCCGCG GTGGTGATGGCCGTGGCACAGCTCTACTTCCACCTGGCACCCAAAGCAGAGGTTGGCGTCATTGCCAAGGCGCTGGTGCGGCTCCTGCGGAGTCACAG CGAGGTGCAGTATGTCGTGCTGCAGAACGTGGCCACCATGTCCATCAAACGGCGG GGGATGTTTGAGCCCTACCTGAAGAGCTTCTACATCCGCTCCACGGACCCCACGCAGATCAAGATCCTCAAG CTGGAGGTCCTCACCAATCTGGCCAATGAGACCAACATCTCCACCATCCTGCGGGAGTTCCAG ACTTACATCCGCAGCATGGACAAGGACTTCGTGGCGGCCACCATCCAAGCCATCGGGCGCTGTGCCACCAACATTGGGAAGGTGCGGGACACCTGCCTCAACGGCCTGGTCCAGCTCCTCTCCAACCGGGACG AGCTGGTGGTGGCCGAATCCGTGGTGGTCATCAAAAAGCTGCTGCAGATGCAGCCGGCCCAGCACAGCGAGATCATCAAGCACATGGCCAAGCTCACCGACAACATCCAG GTGCCGATGGCACGGGCCAGCATCTTGTGGCTTATCGGCGAGTACTGCGAACACGTGCCCAAGATCGCGCCTGATGTGCTGCGCAAGATGGCCAAGTCCTTCACCAACGAGGAGGACATCGTCAAGTTGCAGGTCATCAATCTGGCAGCTAAGCTCTACCTGACCAACTCCAAGCAG AGCAAGCTGCTGACCCAGTATGTCCTCAACTTGGCCAAGTATGACCAGAACTACGACATCCGCGACCGGGCTCGCTTCATCCGCCAGCTCATCGTGCCCACCGAGAAGAGCGGGGCCCTCAACAAGTATGCCAAGAAGCTCTTCCTGGCCCAAAAACCTGCTCCCATCTTGGAGTCGTCCTTCAAAG ATCGGGACCATTTCCAGCtgggctccctgtcccacctgcTCAACGCCAAGGCTGTGGGCTACCAGGAGCTGCCTGACTGGCCAGACGAGGCCCCTGACCCCTCCGTGAGGAATGTGGAG GTTCCTGAGTGGACCAAGTGCACCAGCcgggagaagaggaaggagaaggtggagaaacCTTTCTACTCCGACTCAGAGGGCGAGTCGGGACCCACGGAGTCAGCAGACAGCG AGCCTGAGTCTGTCAGCGAGgagagcggcagcagcagcagctccggcagctccagctccagcagcgaggaggaggaggaagaggaggaggaaggcagcgggGAGCAGTCggaggacaaggaggaggagggggagaagaggtccaagaaggagaaggaaggctCCCGCAAGGCAGCTGCGGGGAGTGTGGGCAG CCccagcgaggaagaggaggaggagggggcaaaGAAGGCCAAGAAGAAGAAGGCACCGCAGGGGAGGAAGGGCCATGCTGAGACCTCATCAGAGGAGGCCAGCGGCTCCGAGAGCAGCTCCTCGGGCTCTGACTCTGGCTCCGAGGTGGAGGCCAAGCGGAGGAAGGCG ccccccagcagcagcagcagggctggccccAAGGAGATCTCCCTGCTCGACCTGGATGACT tcaccccccctcctccccagcccgtCCCCTCCAGCAGCATCGTCTCCACCAGCTTGGTGACCGACCTGGAGGGCCTCACGCTCACGGACACCTCCCTGGCACCTGCC CTGCTGAGCCCGGCATTTGGCACGGTGAGGACCTACGAGCTGCTGCACCGCATGGCGGGCGAGGGGCTCTCGGTCGAGTACTGCTTCAGCCGCCGGCCCTTCCCAGGGGACCCCCACATGGTGGCCGTCCAGATCCAGATCTCCAACAACACCGACGCTGAGGTGAAGAGCCTACGGGTCAGTGAGCCCAAGCCGCTCTCTGGCATGCGGATCCAGGAGTTCCCCGAGATCG AGCGCCTGGCGCCCGGGGACACGGCCAGTGTGGTGATGGGCATCGACTTCTGCGACTCCACCCAGGCAGCCAACTTCCAGCTGTG CACCCACACGCGCCACTTCTACGTCTCCATCCAGCCACCCGTTGGGGAGCTCATGGCCCCCGTCTTCATGAGCGAGAACGAGTTCAAGAAGGAGCAGG GGAAGCTGACAGGCATGAGCGAGATCACAGAGAAGCTGACGCTGTCCGAGAAATGCCGTAGCGACCACACCATTGTCCAGCAAGTGACATCGGCTGCCAACGTGGGCCGCGTGCCCTGCGGTGCCGACAACGAGTACAG GTTCGCAGCCAAGACGGTGACAAGCGGGAGCCTGGTGCTCATCACCCTGGAGCGACGGGAGGGCACCATGGCCCAGCTGACTGTCAACAGCGAGAAGATGGTTATCGGCACCATGCTGGTGAAGGACATCATCCAGGCCCTGGCACAGTGA